Proteins co-encoded in one Seriola aureovittata isolate HTS-2021-v1 ecotype China chromosome 1, ASM2101889v1, whole genome shotgun sequence genomic window:
- the kbtbd13a gene encoding kelch repeat and BTB domain-containing protein 13, whose product MKLCSMEVMESGSRPCCKPPCSLRVNINGSSFSVDRSTLAENCEYFRALFQSGMRECREEEIQLHCVGVLGFLVLLQVLDGKRPVLNSDQIVEAIECTAFLQVPVLTKHLINIINSENCLLMYHTAATYGVWELSHSSALFIRDMYADLREDIHTLPNKLVEYIESLLPSSYMAVCSHSPSSKLLQDVQRTVCYLDEEHREWRVLTHLPGPTSTTMAGVAVLHNRLYIIGGVHDVNKKVVEKGFCYDPAANTWSTICGPRQLRYNFTLVGHEDYLYALGGEYNMKALSSVERYRVSNGSWSFVSPLPYPAASVVSAVAMNRMFICLWKGKGATDILEYIPEPDQWLLVTTLIRQHSYGLYMVAHKDNLYVMRNGPCDDFLLCVMDCYSLTSGQWTAISGQYGNSKGSLLTAVVRGDSVFTLSRHVTTEYTVDENRWRVKCEMKGFGRIGSIHTFLMRLPKASESIMGKCLDLTQDQNLRDLSDCPRLSPQCSANL is encoded by the coding sequence ATGAAGCTCTGCAGCATGGAGGTGATGGAGTCCGGCAGCCGTCCATGCTGTAAGCCACCTTGCAGCCTGAGGGTCAACATCAATGGAAGCTCTTTCTCCGTGGATAGAAGCACCCTGGCTGAGAACTGTGAGTACTTCAGGGCATTGTTCCAGTCAGGAATGAGAGAGTGCCGTGAGGAGGAGATCCAGCTGCATTGTGTGGGGGTTCTGGGGTTCCTGGTCTTGCTGCAGGTCCTGGATGGGAAGCGACCAGTGCTCAACAGTGACCAGATCGTGGAAGCCATCGAGTGTACGGCTTTTCTCCAGGTGCCGGTCCTCACAAAGCACTTGATCAATATCATTAATTCCGAGAACTGTTTGCTGATGTACCACACAGCTGCCACCTATGGTGTGTGGGAGCTGTCCCACAGCTCAGCCTTATTCATCAGAGACATGTACGCTGACCTAAGGGAGGACATTCACACCTTACCTAACAAGCTGGTGGAGTATATTGAGTCTCTTCTCCCCAGTAGCTACATGGCCGTGTGCAGCCATTCTCCGTCCTCTAAGCTGTTGCAGGATGTGCAGAGGACTGTCTGCTACCTGGATGAGGAACACCGAGAGTGGAGGGTCCTGACTCATCTACCTGGGCCCACCAGCACCACCATGGCCGGTGTGGCCGTCCTCCACAACAGACTGTACATTATCGGAGGGGTGCATGATGTGAATAAGAAGGTAGTAGAGAAGGGTTTCTGTTACGACCCTGCAGCTAACACATGGTCCACCATTTGTGGCCCCCGGCAGCTCCGCTACAACTTCACTCTGGTGGGACATGAGGACTACCTGTACGCTCTGGGGGGGGAGTACAACATGAAAGCCCTGTCATCTGTGGAGAGGTACAGGGTGTCTAATGGGAGCTGGAGTTTTGTCTCTCCCCTCCCGTACCCTGCTGCCTCAGTGGTATCAGCTGTAGCCATGAACAGGATGTTTATCTGTCTCTGGAAAGGGAAGGGGGCCACAGATATCCTCGAGTACATACCAGAACCAGACCAGTGGCTTCTGGTCACCACACTCATCCGCCAACACAGTTATGGTCTTTATATGGTGGCCCATAAGGACAATCTGTATGTGATGAGAAACGGACCCTGTGATGACTTCTTACTGTGTGTGATGGACTGCTACAGTCTGACCTCAGGTCAGTGGACGGCCATCTCCGGTCAGTATGGGAACAGTAAAGGGTCTCTGCTGACCGCTGTGGTCCGAGGAGACTCCGTGTTCACGCTCAGCAGACATGTGACCACAGAGTACACGGTGGACGAAAACAGATGGAGAGTGAAGTGTGAGATGAAAGGTTTCGGCAGGATCGGATCCATACATACATTTCTGATGAGGCTGCCTAAAGCCTCCGAGTCCATCATGGGGAAGTGTTTGGATCTGACTCAGGACCAGAACCTTAGGGACCTCAGTGACTGTCCCAGATTATCCCCACAGTGCTCTGCCAACCTGTAG